One segment of Trachemys scripta elegans isolate TJP31775 chromosome 1, CAS_Tse_1.0, whole genome shotgun sequence DNA contains the following:
- the MANSC4 gene encoding MANSC domain-containing protein 4 codes for MFLLVAVAEVLFVLGLVWKSDSLCSPTTFYKNCWIRRFPGLLVDLEESQKRGAQVLKIYTEVTAQQCSRTCCLLKNVSCNLAVFYFETIHEKINCLHIYCPALESCILRARTNVLLYNITTGIDPDLLVFEKLSYKDPNTRSSFNKWERQNNSRTADSEKCRHNNVTLRSLLLQSPSSTTSQGLVANDSHSHNASGLVPKTKPTTRSWARSLPLDDHFAKETDLTSESTGLTSNSDKKMSVSTKMLSHVPSPARLNISQQHFNETKGYSGRNYTSDNEGQRPAWVAVDTGAWFVPLVLCASFIFLCCCTVLLAAGRCRKRRGHYKPVQRGEGGSRQYIKYTLVKDSL; via the exons ATGTTTCTGTTGGTGGCAGTAGCAGAAGTGCTGTTCGTTCTGGGTTTGGTGTGGAAGTCAGATTCTCTTTGCTCACCCACTACTTTTTACAAAAACTGCTGGATCCGACGCTTCCCGGGTCTTTTGGTTGATCTGGAGGAATCTCAGAAGAGGGGAGCCCAGGTGCTGAAGATTTACACAGAAGTCACAGCCCAGCAGTGCAGCCGGACCTGCTGCCTTCTGAAGAATG TTTCCTGTAACCTGGCAGTTTTCTACTTTGAAACTATCCATGAGAAAATTAATTGCCTGCACATTTATTGTCCAGCCTTGGAAAGCTGCATATTGAGGGCTAGAACCAATGTCCTTTTGTACAACATCACAACAG GGATTGATCCGGATCttcttgtttttgaaaaattgtcTTATAAGGATCCAAATACCCGTTCCTCTTTTAACAAGTGGGAAAGGCAAAACAACTCCAGGACTGCTGATTCAGAAAAATGCCGACACAATAATGTCACACTGAGGTCTCTTCTACTCCAGTCTCCATCTTCTACCACTAGCCAGGGCTTGGTAGCAAATGATAGTCATAGCCACAATGCAAGTGGCTTGGtcccaaaaaccaaaccaaccacaCGTTCATGGGCAAGGTCTCTACCCTTGGATGACCATTTTGCTAAGGAGACGGATTTGACTTCAGAAAGTACAGGTTTGACATCTAATTCAGACAAAAAGATGTCTGTATCCACTAAGATGTTATCTCATGTGCCCAGTCCTGCTCGCCTAAACATCAGTCAGCAGCACTTCAATGAAACCAAAGGATACAGTGGCAGGAACTACACTTCAGATAACGAGGGTCAAAGACCTGCTTGGGTGGCAGTGGATACAGGTGCCTGGTTTGTCCCTCTGGTGCTTTGCGCTTCTTTCATCTTCCTTTGCTGTTGTACTGTTCTTCTGGCAGCTGGGCGCTGCAGAAAGAGGAGAGGGCACTATAAGCCAGTGCAGAGAGGAGAGGGGGGGTCCAGGCAGTACATAAAATATACTCTTGTAAAGGATAGTTTGTAA